A window of Paenibacillus sp. 19GGS1-52 contains these coding sequences:
- a CDS encoding MFS transporter, with the protein MKFLDAYPKEVKVFLIASLINAIGSAIMWPLVTMYVFDELGRSMKDAGLVIVIQSIGGIAGQLLGGSLYHKIGVNKLIVGALAMNALALFTLPAASTNWNLFMAMMGLVGLFNSLSLPAIQAFIGFRFREQRGELFNVIYVANNIGVAIGTALSGFLADFSYMLSFVLNGVSSAVFAVFFFVYLRKVGTEPSSETMDHRRVQPRTDSNWRLMGHAHIYLYMAIGSLFLLIGNSIWNTGVSPFIISEGWSKSIYGFLWTLNGVLIFVAQPLVSLIKRWFASTTTAQMTASAVFYFSGYVVILLLPSYPGLLLAMLLTTLGEMLISPAMPSFISEHADRSAPFYLGLTGGIGAVGRVIGPFFMGSLFDSGGLAPTAWLACAMAVLSIGSFVLHAFVNRRGRKAWTNSTEQSA; encoded by the coding sequence ATGAAGTTTTTAGATGCTTATCCTAAAGAAGTAAAAGTATTTCTGATTGCCAGCCTTATAAACGCTATAGGCAGTGCGATCATGTGGCCGCTTGTGACGATGTATGTATTTGACGAGCTTGGCCGCAGTATGAAGGATGCCGGGCTCGTTATCGTTATCCAATCTATTGGCGGAATTGCAGGCCAATTGCTCGGCGGTTCACTTTATCATAAAATAGGCGTAAATAAGCTGATTGTTGGAGCGTTGGCGATGAATGCGTTGGCCCTGTTCACTTTACCGGCCGCAAGCACCAACTGGAACTTATTTATGGCAATGATGGGACTGGTAGGATTATTTAACTCACTCTCGCTGCCGGCCATACAGGCATTCATCGGCTTCCGATTCAGGGAGCAGCGCGGTGAGCTGTTCAATGTTATTTATGTCGCCAATAATATAGGAGTAGCCATCGGTACCGCGCTAAGCGGGTTCCTCGCAGACTTCTCCTATATGCTGAGTTTTGTGCTGAATGGCGTGTCCTCGGCTGTATTTGCGGTTTTTTTCTTTGTTTATTTGCGGAAGGTGGGTACAGAACCCTCATCTGAGACGATGGATCACAGAAGAGTCCAACCACGCACGGATTCCAACTGGAGGCTGATGGGTCATGCGCATATTTATTTATACATGGCTATTGGCTCGCTGTTCCTACTGATCGGTAATTCCATCTGGAATACAGGTGTATCACCATTTATTATTTCCGAAGGCTGGTCCAAAAGTATTTATGGCTTTCTCTGGACGCTGAATGGTGTGCTTATCTTCGTGGCACAGCCACTCGTCAGCCTGATTAAACGCTGGTTCGCATCGACGACAACAGCCCAAATGACAGCAAGTGCTGTATTTTACTTTAGCGGCTATGTCGTTATATTATTGCTGCCGAGTTACCCCGGTCTGCTGCTGGCGATGCTGCTGACTACGCTAGGCGAAATGCTTATCTCACCGGCGATGCCCTCCTTTATTTCGGAGCATGCAGACCGCAGCGCTCCATTTTATCTCGGATTAACGGGGGGGATTGGCGCAGTGGGTAGAGTCATTGGTCCTTTTTTCATGGGCAGTCTATTTGATAGTGGCGGCTTAGCCCCCACAGCTTGGTTGGCCTGCGCAATGGCAGTGCTGTCCATAGGGTCCTTCGTTTTACATGCGTTTGTCAACCGGCGAGGTCGTAAAGCTTGGACTAATAGTACGGAACAATCTGCTTAG
- a CDS encoding GNAT family N-acetyltransferase, which translates to MQHINRDTLDIRPSEFKDARELITLDNMIWTEETTPGPLMWRSREDYLLHAPPGSQLVAMQEGQLCGYVGFGCPSGMVSNRHVCEVNIAVHPRCQRVGIGQQLMVAIKQHAANNGIRKLRLRVLSCNTPALSFYQKCGFQEEGRLREEFYLGGRYVDEVFMSCMLTGGQEHGNHLA; encoded by the coding sequence ATGCAACACATCAATAGAGATACGCTTGATATTAGACCTTCTGAATTCAAGGATGCTCGTGAACTGATTACACTGGACAATATGATCTGGACGGAAGAGACTACACCGGGTCCTTTAATGTGGCGTTCACGTGAGGATTATCTGCTGCACGCTCCCCCGGGTTCTCAGCTCGTGGCTATGCAAGAGGGCCAGCTCTGCGGGTATGTCGGCTTTGGCTGTCCCAGTGGAATGGTAAGCAATAGACATGTGTGCGAGGTTAATATTGCCGTTCATCCGCGCTGCCAGCGAGTGGGCATTGGGCAGCAACTGATGGTAGCGATCAAACAGCATGCCGCAAACAATGGAATTCGCAAGCTTCGTCTGCGTGTATTATCCTGTAACACGCCGGCACTCTCCTTCTACCAAAAATGCGGGTTTCAGGAAGAGGGACGTTTGCGGGAGGAATTTTATCTGGGCGGTCGTTACGTGGATGAGGTATTTATGAGCTGTATGCTGACAGGAGGTCAGGAACATGGAAATCATCTCGCTTAA
- a CDS encoding MOSC domain-containing protein, translating into MEIISLNLGQPITVDYRGKPVETGIYKMPVKGPVQLCSNGFEGDGQADLVNHGGPDKAVCVYPIEHYSYWEKYLGKKLEFSAFGENITTSGLLETEVNIGDIYEIGSTLLQVSQPRYPCFKLSQKHGPVDMPAQVLQTGYSGFYFRVLREGKISAGDVILKKESGAGGIAVSRVLHSMEVGRTDKTGLAELLELESLAEGIRTKFRNWLELAES; encoded by the coding sequence ATGGAAATCATCTCGCTTAACTTGGGTCAGCCGATAACGGTCGACTACCGCGGCAAACCAGTGGAGACAGGAATCTATAAAATGCCCGTGAAAGGCCCGGTACAGCTGTGCAGCAACGGCTTCGAGGGTGATGGACAGGCGGATCTGGTGAATCACGGCGGTCCCGACAAGGCGGTTTGTGTATACCCTATTGAGCATTATTCGTATTGGGAGAAATACTTAGGCAAAAAGTTGGAATTCTCCGCCTTTGGTGAGAATATAACGACAAGCGGGCTATTGGAGACAGAGGTCAACATTGGAGACATTTATGAAATAGGGTCGACGCTGCTACAGGTGAGTCAGCCGCGTTATCCTTGCTTCAAGCTCTCGCAAAAGCATGGTCCTGTTGATATGCCTGCCCAGGTGCTGCAAACGGGGTATAGTGGTTTCTACTTTCGCGTACTGCGTGAAGGCAAAATCTCTGCCGGCGACGTTATCCTGAAGAAGGAGAGCGGTGCGGGCGGTATAGCAGTGTCACGGGTATTGCATTCTATGGAGGTCGGACGTACGGACAAGACGGGCTTGGCCGAACTGCTGGAGCTTGAGAGCCTGGCTGAAGGAATCCGCACGAAGTTCCGCAATTGGCTGGAGCTGGCGGAGAGCTAG
- a CDS encoding GNAT family protein: protein MFNYLIDEELMLKPLVLEHTRQMFALVQRSRIRLRQWLPWVDAVTEQTHIVSFVKNAIKQGADNGGFTAGLWVRGELAGIVGYHEIDWSNRSVGIGYWLGEGYEGKGYMTSACRVLVDYALLELELNRVEIRCATGNTPSRAIPERLGFVLEGIVRQAEKLPAGYVNHAVYGLLRSEWKLLS, encoded by the coding sequence TTGTTCAATTATCTCATTGATGAAGAGCTTATGCTAAAGCCACTGGTGCTGGAGCATACCCGTCAAATGTTTGCGCTGGTGCAGCGCTCGCGGATTCGACTGCGGCAATGGTTACCTTGGGTAGATGCCGTTACGGAGCAGACCCACATCGTCAGCTTTGTCAAAAATGCGATTAAGCAAGGCGCTGACAACGGCGGCTTTACCGCCGGACTGTGGGTCCGCGGTGAGCTTGCCGGCATTGTCGGGTATCACGAAATCGACTGGAGCAACCGTTCTGTTGGCATCGGCTACTGGCTGGGTGAGGGTTATGAAGGAAAAGGCTATATGACCAGTGCCTGCCGGGTTCTTGTGGACTACGCACTGCTGGAATTAGAGCTAAACCGTGTGGAAATTCGTTGCGCCACCGGCAATACCCCCAGCCGAGCCATACCCGAGCGGCTTGGGTTCGTACTCGAAGGTATTGTCCGACAGGCGGAAAAGCTGCCTGCCGGCTATGTGAATCATGCTGTGTATGGCTTGCTGCGCAGCGAATGGAAACTGCTGAGCTGA
- a CDS encoding DUF2164 domain-containing protein: protein MKLIKLPKEQRENIVENIRAYFESERGETIGHLAADSLLEFFLEELGPSIYNGALGDCRTLVGQRMQSLEEDIYALEWKKRK from the coding sequence GTGAAGTTAATTAAACTGCCTAAGGAGCAGCGGGAAAACATTGTAGAGAACATCCGCGCCTACTTCGAGTCCGAACGTGGGGAAACCATTGGCCACCTGGCAGCAGACAGCCTGCTGGAGTTCTTCTTAGAGGAACTCGGACCCTCCATTTATAATGGGGCGTTAGGGGATTGCCGCACCCTTGTAGGACAGCGAATGCAATCGTTGGAGGAAGATATTTACGCACTGGAATGGAAGAAGCGCAAGTAA
- a CDS encoding glutamine--tRNA ligase/YqeY domain fusion protein, whose translation MENRSTPSNFIKNAITEDLRSGKVKEVVTRFPPEPNGYLHIGHAKAIWINFTLADEFGGKTNLRFDDTNPAKEDTEYVNSIQEDVKWLGYEWDELRFASDYFEEMYKRAELLVTKGKAYVDDLSADEIRQLRGTLTQPGQNSPHRERSVEENLDLFRRMHAGDFKDGEKVLRAKIDMSSPNINLRDPVLYRISHTHHHNTGDKWCIYPMYAFAHPLEDAIEGVTHSLCSLEFEDQRPFYDWVVAECEMPSVPHQYEFGRLNVAQTMTSKRKLKLLVDEGHVDGWDDPRMPTISGLRRRGYTPEAIRSFVYEAGISKSQGLVDLQMLEHFIREDLKLTVPRTMAVLRPLKVVITNYPEGQTEMFEVENNIENEEMGTRQVLFSRELYIERDDFMENPAHKYFRLFPGNEVRLKNAYFIKCNEFIKDEHGEVVELHCTYDPETKSGSGFTGRKVKGTLHWVEASQAVPAEFRLYEPLISAEAPDEVVADLEGLDAPAEKAEPSFLDQINPKSIDILQGFVEPALRESVAQDKYQFFRHGYFNVDSKYSAPGHLVFNLVVPLKSSFQPPKQG comes from the coding sequence GTGGAGAACCGTAGCACCCCCTCCAATTTCATTAAGAATGCCATTACCGAAGATCTACGCTCGGGTAAAGTAAAGGAAGTTGTTACCCGCTTTCCACCAGAGCCGAACGGTTATTTACATATCGGACATGCCAAGGCGATTTGGATTAACTTTACACTGGCTGATGAGTTTGGTGGGAAGACAAACCTGAGATTCGACGATACCAATCCTGCTAAAGAGGACACGGAATATGTGAATTCCATTCAAGAAGATGTGAAGTGGCTAGGCTACGAATGGGATGAGCTGCGCTTTGCTTCGGATTATTTCGAAGAGATGTACAAGCGGGCTGAACTGCTGGTGACCAAGGGCAAAGCTTATGTAGATGATCTTAGTGCTGATGAAATCCGTCAACTGCGGGGAACGCTGACGCAGCCAGGTCAGAACAGTCCGCATCGCGAACGCAGCGTAGAGGAGAATTTGGATTTATTCCGGCGTATGCATGCTGGCGATTTCAAGGACGGCGAGAAGGTGCTGCGCGCCAAAATCGATATGTCTTCCCCGAATATTAACCTGCGGGACCCGGTTCTTTATCGTATTTCTCATACGCATCATCATAATACAGGCGATAAGTGGTGTATCTATCCCATGTATGCTTTTGCCCATCCGTTGGAGGATGCTATCGAAGGTGTGACCCATTCTCTCTGTTCGCTGGAGTTCGAGGATCAACGACCGTTCTATGATTGGGTTGTAGCGGAATGTGAGATGCCGTCCGTGCCCCATCAATATGAATTTGGACGTCTTAATGTAGCTCAGACGATGACCAGCAAGCGCAAGCTGAAGTTGCTGGTAGACGAGGGGCATGTGGACGGCTGGGATGATCCGCGTATGCCAACGATTTCCGGCCTGCGTCGTCGTGGCTATACTCCGGAAGCTATTCGCAGCTTTGTCTACGAGGCAGGCATCTCCAAAAGCCAGGGTCTAGTGGACTTGCAAATGCTGGAGCACTTTATCCGTGAAGATCTTAAGCTTACCGTACCGCGTACCATGGCTGTACTGCGTCCGCTCAAGGTCGTTATCACGAACTATCCCGAGGGCCAAACCGAAATGTTTGAAGTGGAGAATAACATTGAGAATGAAGAAATGGGCACCCGCCAGGTTCTGTTCTCACGTGAGCTTTACATTGAACGCGACGACTTCATGGAGAATCCAGCGCATAAATATTTCCGGTTGTTCCCCGGCAATGAAGTTCGCCTGAAGAATGCCTACTTCATCAAATGCAATGAGTTCATCAAAGACGAACACGGTGAGGTTGTCGAGCTGCATTGCACGTATGACCCGGAAACCAAAAGCGGAAGCGGATTTACGGGCCGCAAAGTGAAGGGGACGTTGCACTGGGTAGAAGCAAGTCAGGCTGTACCTGCGGAATTCCGTCTGTACGAGCCGCTGATTTCTGCCGAGGCACCGGATGAGGTAGTGGCGGATCTGGAAGGTCTGGATGCTCCTGCTGAGAAGGCAGAGCCAAGTTTCCTCGATCAGATCAACCCGAAATCCATTGACATTCTGCAAGGATTCGTAGAGCCAGCGCTTAGAGAAAGTGTGGCGCAGGATAAATATCAATTTTTCCGGCATGGCTATTTCAATGTGGACAGCAAGTATTCCGCTCCAGGCCATCTTGTATTTAATCTCGTAGTTCCACTGAAAAGCTCATTTCAGCCGCCTAAGCAAGGCTAA
- a CDS encoding MFS transporter, whose amino-acid sequence MRENLDKQPSFTSLKWFNFFVYGTIVLFTSFFQLYLQDAGMNKLEIGSVMSIGALVSIFANPFWGIWTDRSQNIRRIVMLMLTGTLVISQLVFQANTYEMIYVSIILFYFFQGPLFAQSNTMILSYINGTTHRFGSFRLWGSMGWALTAVIAGPILNWAGVSVLSYLFTALLCASMIALLALPKLDQSIGMAPLPFKGFSRNFYNPFFLCFILFGILVSIPNTMNNTFMSLYITDLGGSKSMIGLAVFLSSILEVGVFILCDRFLKRKISVLLGWLAFVSALFALRWWLMADATTALQVALIQILHCVTFGGFFYVGTQLTMLLVPRAYRSSGQALYTLTWSGISGILGGVLGGWLFQNLGAQSMYQSGVFLALIGALGFGSMWLFVIRGGYRPPSEVEEEHADIDL is encoded by the coding sequence TTGCGGGAAAACCTTGACAAGCAACCTTCTTTCACGTCTTTGAAATGGTTCAACTTTTTTGTATATGGTACTATAGTCCTCTTCACCAGCTTCTTCCAACTATACCTGCAGGATGCCGGGATGAACAAGTTGGAGATAGGCAGTGTAATGTCCATAGGAGCGCTTGTGTCGATTTTCGCCAATCCATTCTGGGGCATATGGACAGACCGGTCTCAGAATATTCGGCGAATCGTAATGCTTATGCTGACGGGAACACTTGTGATATCCCAGCTTGTTTTTCAGGCCAATACATATGAGATGATCTACGTCTCCATTATTTTATTCTATTTCTTTCAAGGCCCTCTGTTTGCCCAGAGCAACACGATGATTCTAAGTTATATTAACGGCACGACTCACCGTTTCGGCTCTTTTCGGTTGTGGGGTTCCATGGGATGGGCGCTGACTGCGGTCATCGCCGGGCCAATTCTGAATTGGGCTGGAGTGTCTGTATTGTCTTATCTATTTACAGCGCTGCTATGCGCCTCGATGATAGCCCTGCTTGCGCTGCCAAAGCTGGACCAGTCGATTGGAATGGCTCCACTGCCATTTAAAGGGTTCAGTCGAAATTTCTACAATCCCTTTTTCCTATGTTTTATTCTCTTCGGCATTCTGGTCTCTATTCCTAATACAATGAACAATACATTTATGTCGCTGTACATTACGGACCTTGGCGGCTCAAAATCAATGATCGGGCTCGCTGTATTCCTCTCTTCCATTCTGGAAGTAGGCGTGTTTATCCTCTGTGACCGGTTTCTCAAACGTAAGATCTCGGTGCTTCTAGGCTGGCTGGCGTTCGTCAGTGCCTTATTCGCACTGCGCTGGTGGCTGATGGCTGATGCGACAACAGCACTTCAGGTTGCGCTTATTCAAATTCTGCACTGTGTCACGTTCGGGGGCTTCTTCTATGTTGGGACCCAACTGACGATGCTGTTAGTTCCACGTGCTTACCGTTCTTCCGGACAAGCCCTCTATACGCTAACTTGGAGCGGGATATCCGGCATTCTTGGTGGTGTTCTTGGCGGCTGGCTGTTTCAGAATCTCGGTGCACAAAGCATGTACCAGTCTGGAGTATTTCTAGCCCTGATAGGCGCTCTCGGTTTCGGCTCCATGTGGCTCTTCGTCATTCGTGGTGGGTATCGCCCCCCTTCTGAGGTCGAAGAAGAGCATGCGGATATTGATCTGTGA
- a CDS encoding molybdenum cofactor guanylyltransferase, whose amino-acid sequence MEITGIILAGGHSRRMGTDKALLELGGIPLVALTAARLSQVADTVVIACGEEERKDYQFLRLPMVIDRYPDLGPLAGLHATLRISHTEWSAAVACDLPFAGVELLNFMKEIASTESSIQAVVPVNAAGKAQPLLAFYHRSVLPSLEESLMQKRLRVMEWLDNLAVRYVQEKDFPLSMSDRGQGMELLNMNTPAEYLAAVKLASFLFKGDHEV is encoded by the coding sequence ATGGAGATTACCGGAATCATTTTAGCTGGAGGGCACTCCCGACGAATGGGTACTGACAAAGCACTGTTAGAGTTGGGTGGAATTCCTCTCGTCGCACTCACGGCAGCCCGATTATCACAGGTAGCGGATACCGTTGTAATCGCTTGTGGTGAAGAGGAAAGGAAAGACTACCAGTTTCTTAGATTGCCCATGGTAATCGACCGTTATCCCGACCTCGGCCCACTTGCGGGCCTACATGCCACACTACGCATATCGCATACGGAATGGAGTGCTGCCGTGGCCTGTGATTTGCCCTTTGCAGGCGTAGAGCTTCTTAATTTCATGAAAGAGATTGCCTCAACTGAGTCATCTATTCAAGCGGTCGTCCCCGTGAATGCCGCGGGTAAAGCCCAGCCGCTATTGGCTTTCTATCATAGAAGCGTTCTCCCTAGTCTGGAGGAGTCGCTTATGCAGAAGCGTCTACGGGTGATGGAGTGGCTTGACAACCTAGCGGTTCGTTATGTTCAAGAGAAAGACTTCCCCCTTAGTATGAGTGACAGAGGTCAAGGCATGGAGCTGCTTAATATGAATACACCTGCTGAATATCTTGCTGCTGTGAAGCTTGCCTCATTTCTTTTTAAGGGCGACCATGAAGTTTAA
- a CDS encoding ABC transporter ATP-binding protein — MSSITTKRGKGIAIKPFLTLLKDTKPSYGLLAIAIGLSIISTLVGLVIPMFTKNLVDGFSLASISKLQIVGIVGAFIAQTIAAGVSIYLLNYAGQKMVAGLRDRLWRKFLVLPVAYYNENRTGESVSRMTNDTGIIKTLISEHLASLFTGVISIVGSIAVLLYLNWKMTLVLFTVLPLSALILVPLGRQMYKISKGMQDETASFTATLSGVLSEIRLVKSSGAEEREYVAGKTGIMNLLSFGIREGKISAMISPLVSFVFMLLLVVIIGYGGMQVSAGVLTAGELVAFILYLIQIIMPLTQLTTFFTQMQKAKGASERIIETLAEAEEIYEGEEEASGTEGPISVEDLSFGYKNGENVLSNVSFRMHPGEVTAIVGPSGGGKTTLFSLLERFYEPQTGMIRLGEKPVAAFSLRSWRNLIGYVSQESPLLAGTIAENLSYGLEREISSDEMRSAAAMAYADGFIDELPNGYNTDVGERGVKLSGGQRQRIAIARALLRNPRILMLDEATSSLDSQSEAVVQKALSNLMEGRTTIVIAHRLATVVNADQIIFMEKGRITGTGTHAELLQTHELYKEFATQQLQLNTPEILAGSEEEVAVADDKNTGSGRRSAHSRIGGSLSEG; from the coding sequence ATGAGCAGCATAACAACTAAGCGGGGGAAGGGAATCGCGATCAAGCCTTTCCTGACCTTGCTGAAGGATACCAAACCTTCCTATGGCCTACTGGCTATAGCGATTGGTCTTAGCATAATATCAACATTGGTGGGATTGGTAATTCCGATGTTCACCAAGAATCTAGTGGATGGTTTCTCACTGGCTTCTATCAGTAAACTGCAAATTGTCGGAATAGTAGGGGCCTTTATTGCCCAGACCATTGCCGCTGGAGTCTCCATTTATCTGCTGAATTATGCCGGACAAAAAATGGTTGCCGGTTTGCGGGACCGGCTGTGGCGCAAGTTCCTTGTTCTTCCGGTAGCCTATTATAATGAGAACCGGACCGGAGAAAGTGTCAGCCGTATGACTAACGATACGGGGATCATTAAGACCCTGATTTCTGAGCATTTAGCCAGCCTATTTACAGGAGTAATCTCCATTGTGGGCTCGATTGCTGTTCTGCTCTACCTGAACTGGAAAATGACCCTGGTCCTGTTCACCGTACTTCCGCTCTCTGCGCTCATTTTGGTACCGCTCGGGCGGCAGATGTACAAGATCTCAAAGGGGATGCAGGACGAAACGGCCTCTTTTACCGCGACACTCAGCGGGGTATTGTCAGAGATTAGACTGGTGAAATCCTCCGGGGCTGAAGAGCGTGAATATGTGGCCGGCAAGACTGGAATTATGAACCTGCTCTCCTTCGGTATCCGTGAGGGTAAGATCAGTGCAATGATTAGTCCATTAGTTTCGTTCGTGTTTATGCTGCTGCTGGTTGTCATTATTGGCTACGGTGGGATGCAGGTATCAGCGGGTGTTTTGACAGCGGGGGAACTGGTTGCTTTTATTCTCTACCTGATTCAGATTATCATGCCGCTTACCCAATTGACGACGTTTTTCACGCAAATGCAGAAGGCCAAGGGTGCGTCTGAGCGTATTATTGAAACGCTGGCTGAGGCAGAGGAAATCTATGAAGGGGAAGAGGAGGCGAGCGGAACAGAGGGTCCGATCTCGGTAGAAGACTTGAGCTTCGGCTACAAGAACGGCGAGAATGTGTTGAGCAATGTAAGCTTCCGTATGCACCCAGGTGAGGTGACCGCTATTGTAGGACCTAGTGGAGGCGGCAAAACAACCTTGTTCTCCCTGCTGGAGCGCTTCTATGAGCCGCAGACTGGCATGATCAGACTTGGTGAGAAGCCGGTAGCCGCGTTCTCGCTGCGTTCCTGGCGTAACCTGATCGGCTACGTATCCCAGGAGAGTCCTCTGCTGGCAGGTACGATTGCTGAGAATCTCAGCTATGGGCTGGAACGGGAAATCAGCAGTGATGAGATGCGCAGCGCAGCAGCAATGGCTTACGCAGATGGCTTTATCGACGAGCTGCCGAATGGATATAATACCGATGTCGGAGAACGTGGCGTGAAGCTGTCTGGCGGACAGCGGCAGCGGATTGCGATCGCCAGGGCGCTGCTGCGAAATCCGCGGATTCTGATGCTTGATGAGGCGACTTCCAGTCTGGACAGCCAATCCGAAGCTGTGGTGCAAAAGGCGCTCTCCAATCTGATGGAGGGCCGGACAACGATCGTGATTGCTCACCGCCTGGCGACAGTCGTGAACGCAGACCAGATTATTTTTATGGAAAAAGGCCGGATCACCGGCACGGGAACACATGCGGAACTGCTGCAGACTCATGAGCTTTATAAGGAATTCGCTACCCAGCAGCTGCAGCTGAATACACCAGAGATTCTCGCTGGCAGTGAAGAGGAGGTTGCAGTAGCAGATGACAAGAATACTGGTAGTGGACGACGATCCGCACATTCGCGAATTGGTGGAAGTCTTTCTGAGGGCTGA
- a CDS encoding response regulator transcription factor, which yields MTRILVVDDDPHIRELVEVFLRAEGIDEVQGASDGLEALHYLESASVDMAILDVMMPNMDGWELCRHLRKSYDFPILMLTAKGEATQIVKGFELGTDDYLVKPFEPTVLIARVKALLKRYQISAAQSVTIGLLHMNRKTYEASSEHGEITLPLKEYELLFKLGSYPGQTLTRDRLIEEIWGYDFEGNERTLDVHINRLRERFPREKYGFAIRTIRGLGYRLEGDME from the coding sequence ATGACAAGAATACTGGTAGTGGACGACGATCCGCACATTCGCGAATTGGTGGAAGTCTTTCTGAGGGCTGAGGGGATCGATGAGGTGCAGGGAGCTTCTGATGGCTTGGAGGCTTTACATTATCTTGAAAGTGCCAGTGTAGACATGGCTATTCTTGATGTGATGATGCCGAATATGGACGGCTGGGAGCTGTGCCGACACTTGCGGAAGAGCTATGATTTTCCGATTCTGATGCTGACCGCCAAAGGCGAAGCCACACAAATTGTAAAAGGCTTTGAGCTCGGGACGGATGATTATTTGGTGAAGCCGTTTGAGCCGACGGTACTTATTGCGAGGGTTAAGGCGTTGCTCAAACGGTACCAGATCTCGGCTGCACAAAGTGTGACCATTGGTCTTTTGCACATGAACCGTAAGACATATGAGGCGTCCTCTGAACATGGGGAGATTACATTGCCGCTCAAGGAATATGAGCTACTGTTCAAGCTCGGCAGCTATCCGGGACAGACATTGACAAGAGACCGGCTGATTGAGGAGATCTGGGGTTATGATTTTGAGGGCAATGAGCGGACGCTGGATGTGCATATTAACCGCCTGCGTGAACGCTTTCCTCGGGAGAAGTATGGATTCGCCATCCGTACGATCCGCGGGCTGGGTTACCGGCTGGAGGGGGATATGGAATGA
- a CDS encoding HAMP domain-containing sensor histidine kinase, protein MKKFRLTAKIILGILGVSTVIAAAWTGAYFASKLIFHKFGAPSTEYVTQLIIMLLQFVFLFCLMAIISFATRGQERVYIPIITAIRQISKGDFKVVLDNDRRYGQFNGIVEGINEMASELSRMETMRQDFISNVSHEIQSPLTSIRGFARALRNESLSSGSRSHYLDIIEAESTRLSGLSENLLKLSALEADSFPFERKAYRLDKQLREMILVAEPQWLGKTIEVEAELEEIHVYAVEDLMSQVWTNLLHNSIKFTPEGGCIHIRLYSLEKTIEVEIKDSGIGIAEEELSRIFERFYKVDQARTTSEGGSGLGLSLVKKIVEIHEGSVAVRSRPGEGTVFVVSLPLQIK, encoded by the coding sequence ATGAAAAAGTTCAGACTGACTGCTAAGATTATATTGGGCATATTGGGTGTTTCAACAGTGATTGCGGCCGCTTGGACAGGGGCCTATTTCGCGTCTAAACTGATTTTTCATAAATTTGGGGCGCCTTCTACGGAATATGTAACGCAACTGATTATTATGCTGCTTCAGTTTGTGTTTCTTTTTTGCCTGATGGCTATCATCAGCTTTGCTACCCGTGGACAAGAGAGAGTCTATATTCCGATTATTACCGCGATCCGGCAAATTTCCAAAGGTGATTTCAAGGTGGTATTGGATAATGATAGAAGATATGGTCAGTTTAACGGAATCGTCGAGGGGATCAATGAAATGGCCAGTGAGCTGAGCCGAATGGAGACGATGCGCCAGGACTTTATCTCCAATGTATCGCATGAGATTCAATCGCCGCTAACTTCTATTCGCGGATTTGCACGGGCACTGCGCAATGAGAGCTTGAGTTCCGGCAGCAGGAGTCATTATCTTGACATTATTGAAGCAGAGAGTACCCGTCTATCGGGTTTAAGTGAGAATCTGCTGAAGCTGTCGGCGCTGGAAGCAGACAGCTTTCCGTTCGAGCGCAAGGCCTACCGTCTGGACAAGCAACTGCGGGAAATGATTCTGGTCGCCGAGCCGCAGTGGCTCGGGAAAACTATAGAAGTTGAGGCTGAGCTGGAAGAAATCCATGTTTACGCGGTGGAAGATCTGATGAGTCAGGTCTGGACCAATCTGCTGCATAACAGCATCAAATTCACCCCGGAGGGTGGATGCATCCATATTCGGCTGTACTCCCTGGAGAAGACGATTGAGGTGGAGATCAAGGATAGCGGTATCGGGATTGCTGAAGAGGAACTGTCCCGTATCTTCGAACGCTTCTACAAAGTGGACCAAGCCAGAACAACCAGTGAAGGCGGTAGCGGGCTTGGTTTGTCACTCGTGAAGAAGATTGTTGAAATTCATGAAGGAAGTGTAGCTGTAAGGAGTCGTCCTGGTGAAGGAACGGTATTTGTGGTGAGTCTGCCGCTGCAGATAAAATAA